ATAAGAGCTGAAGATAAAAGAAGAGCTTTGATAAATCAATCActggaaaaaagtgtttattatgaAATCTTACATAATAGCTATGGTAACTGACATAGTAATAAAATGTGTTGTCATGTGGCACTTCAATTCTTTCTTTCTGTCAAGGTTTGTTCTCACGAGGATCTTTTCTATTCCACAGTGCTCTGTAGGGCATTGCATATGCTCATCTTGCCGTGGGAAGCTGGACAAGAAATGCCCTGTGTGCTCTATCAAAACTTCCTTCAAGCGCTGCTTTGCGATGGAACATGTCGTCCAAGAAGCCAAAGTTGCTTGCTCCAATGAAAAGTATGGGTGTGCCGAGGGGGTCATCTACTACCAGAAAGAAGAACACAAGAAGGCATGCCTAAATGCCCCATGCTCCTGCGTGGAGTCCGGTTGTGGCTTCGCTGGACCAACAAAGGTGCTCCTAGACCATTTCATCATCCAGCACAAGTGTATGTCTACAATCCTCCCAGACTCCGGCACGGTGTCACTTCGCTTACAGCCGGGGTTACATGTTTTGCGATGCACCGAGACCAGCTACTTTTTCTTGCTCAACATGTCATCAGAGCCTCTTGGATATGCCATCTCAGTCACCTGCGTACAACCAAACGTTACGGAACCCAAGTTCAAATGTAATATGGAATATGACTGCATAATGACCGGCTGCCGTGAAAGTATAAATTGCCACGTAAGAAGCTCTTCACTCTCTGATGGGCTACCGATAGTGTACGACTTAATAATTCCCAAGGGAAAGATTTCTGATGATCCAAATGGTATCATGCTCGAAGCCACCATTCTCAGCAGATCATGTCTTCGAGGAAAGGGTTCGACTCCTGATATTCAACGAACGTCATATATTAAAACTGCTAatactgctgctgctgccgctatcgctgctgctgctgctgatgatgatgacgatgattatgatgttgatgatgaggacgacgatgacgatgacgatgacgatgacgatgacgatgatgatgacgacgaggacgacgacgacgacgatgacgacaacaacgatgacgatgatgatgatgattcttcaagctcatcgtcgtcatcttcatcggcACTGTCGGAGTCTCGACAAGGAGGAGAAGGAGTAGGAGGCGGGCGGggacgagggcgagggcgaggacgTGGGACAGGAAGAGGACGGGGACGAGGACGATAAGGGGGAAAGGGCAGGCCCGTACATCCACAGGTGCAAGTGGAGCCGCTGCACAGGGCCCCCAAAAATCTGGGGCCCCCAatttttgttcaagtactatatatatatattactaaaTCCTGAGATTAACAAAGAGGAAAGACTGGATTGTTAAACTGCCAAGAAAAATAAAGTGCAGCCCCAGCCAATTAATCCACCAAGCCCCAACGGAACAGCAGGCCCATGGCCCAACTCATCTCTCTCACGGAGAATTCCAGAAGACTGAAGACGGATCGAATTCCCCTGTTCTTTTCTCTCTCTCTACAACTCTATTCCTCGAGACCAGGACTCGCCGGCGGCTGGCGAATTAACTCGCTCGCAATTAACTCGCAGACTCCTCATCTCCTTTCTCGGATGGCTTCCCAATTATTATCCAAGAAGAGAGCCGTTGATGGCAAGTACACAATGAACTGCAGGTTCGTTTCCGCATCAATCTATAAATTAGGGCGTTTTCTACTGCTTCTTCCACTGATCCATCAATCCATCCATCGTCCCCTTAGAAAATCAAGAGGTTGGAACAGGCCTGGGTTGGAATCTCGCTGCTTGGTGGCCGCAGTCCTTGGAGGTGAGCAATCAGAGCACCAAGCGCCCCCGCCTGATGATCTGCATCCGTGAACAGTCAGCAACCAAAGGTTGTTTcgcccccttttcaccccttttttagttGATCTGTTGTTCTTTCTTGCATTTGTGTATCCTTGGTTTTTCTTAATTTTCTAAGATGTCTTCTAGTTCTAAACGCCCTGGTAAGAAGTATAAATCTGGGTATGAAAAACGTACAAAGAAGAAAAAAGCTGAAAATCTTATTCATTCTCTGAAGGGGTCTCTTGATAAATTTGTTGTGAAAGAACCACAAGTTTCTTCTGAAAATCAGAATATAGAGGCTGATGTTGATGATAATGTTGACAACATTCAGGTTGAGAATACTAATCCTGATGAGGCTAACCTCCATGGAAATGTCGTTGGCGCTAGTGTTAATGAAAACATGGATAGTTCATCTGATAAGAATAACATGGATGCATCTTCCGATGGTAATGTTTCTTTCCGGCCAGATATATTTGATCCAAGGAATTGGGATGCCCTTGACTCAAAAGCGATTGACATCTTGGTAGAAAATGGTCCCAAAAGAGATTTAACTATAAAAAAAGGTCAgaaggataaaaataaaagatgCTTTTCTTCGATATTTTACACAAGAGTTCTACCAAATGGAGAGAAGTGTGATAGAGATTGGCTTGTATACTCTAGAGAACTTGACAAGGTATTCTGCTTTTGTTGCAAATTATTTCGAAAGGGGCATGTAAAGGGTCATTTTCCTAGTGAGGGTTTTAATGATTGGGCACATATTAGCATTAGAATTAGAGAGCACGAAACAAGTGCCGAACATGTTCTGAATATGGTCACTTGGTATGATTTGCGACTACGGTTGCAAAAGCATCAAACTATTAATTGTGTAGCGCAGCGACAACTTGAGAAAGAAAAGGACCATTGGAGAAAAGTTCTATTTAGAATTCTTTTGATGGTAAAATTTCTTGCGAAACACAATCTTGCATTTCGTAGTACTAACTCGACATTGTATCAAGATAATAATGGAAATTTCTTAGGCTTAGTTGAAATGCTAGCTGAGTTCGACCCAATTATTCAGGAGCATGTTAGGCGCATAACAAACAATGAAACTCATGTTCATTACCTTGGTCATGGGATCCAAAATGAGTTAATACATTTGCTTGCTTCTGCAATTAAGTCAGAGATGATTAAAAAAATTAAAGAAGCAAAGTATTTTTCCATTATACTTGATTGTACCCCTGATGCGAGCCACCAAGAACAAATGTCTCTGATAATACGATATGTCAATGCATCTTCGACTTTTGTTTCCATTGAGGAATCCTTTTTAGGATTTTTGGATGTCAATGATACAACTGGGCAAGGGTTTTTTGATGTTTTGCAGGAAGAACTACGGAATCTTGACCTAGATATAGATGATGTGAGAGGACAGAGTTACGATAATGGTGCGAATATGAAAGGTAAGAATAATGGTGTTCAAAGGAAACTTTTGGATAAAAATCCTAGAGCTTTTTATTCAGCATGTGGTTGTCATAGTCTTAATTTGACACTTTGTGACATGGCAAAAACTTGTGGTAAAGCAAAGGACTTTTTTGGAATCATACAACGCATCTACACAACATTTGCTAATTCAACTAAAAAGTGGCAGATCTTGAAAGATAATATAGATGATACAACAGGATTGACTCTCAAGTCGTTGTCATCTACTCGTTGGGAGAGTCGAATAGATAGTGTTAAAGCTATAAGATTTCAGCTTTTGAACATACGAGAAGCTTTACTACAAGTATCTGATATTGATAATGATCCAAAAACTAGCAGTGAAGCTAAATCTCTCGCGAACAATGAACTTGGTGATTTTGAATTTTTAGTAGCTATTGTTATTTGGTATGACTGTATGCCGTCAatctggtcagcaagaacttacaaTCAAAGGATATGCTTATTGATGTTGCTATTGAGCAAGTGCAGGGGCTAATTACCTTTTTTAATGGGTATAGAGACACTGGTTTTTGTAATG
The Triticum dicoccoides isolate Atlit2015 ecotype Zavitan chromosome 3A, WEW_v2.0, whole genome shotgun sequence genome window above contains:
- the LOC119271758 gene encoding putative E3 ubiquitin-protein ligase SINA-like 6, with amino-acid sequence MEGRNANTKRKKVEAEREGESSTKKLKVTMGVETLDCPICYEPLRPPLFQCSVGHCICSSCRGKLDKKCPVCSIKTSFKRCFAMEHVVQEAKVACSNEKYGCAEGVIYYQKEEHKKACLNAPCSCVESGCGFAGPTKVLLDHFIIQHKCMSTILPDSGTVSLRLQPGLHVLRCTETSYFFLLNMSSEPLGYAISVTCVQPNVTEPKFKCNMEYDCIMTGCRESINCHVRSSSLSDGLPIVYDLIIPKGKISDDPNGIMLEATILSRSCLRGKAPAN